A region from the Buteo buteo chromosome 19, bButBut1.hap1.1, whole genome shotgun sequence genome encodes:
- the TRIOBP gene encoding TRIO and F-actin-binding protein isoform X6 — protein MTPDLLNFKKGWMSILDEPGEWKKHWFVLTDSSLRYYRDSNAEEADDLDGEIDLRSCTDVTEFAVQRNYGFQIHTKDAVFTLSAMTSGIRRNWIEALRKNVRPVSAPDVTKLSDCDKENSFRNCVPQKGSLRTEEQQRPGLGSEGNSKGGHWKADGQRHAFDYVELSPLPQDPGNHGSLQRTRGSLRISDRTPKHEELERDLAVRSEERRKWFETPDGRVPNSDGPAGDSSRKVGEQDLPAPPLSEDQRVRLNEEIEKKWLELERLPLKDSRRVPLTALLNQSKGGHGDTNEALKKEVQSLRAQLESCRARNESLREAAKSQGDGHVPRGYISQEACERSLAEMESSHQQVMEELQRHHQRELERLRQEKERLLAEEAAATAAAIEALKKAHREEMNKELGRTRSFQQCSSVSDALQKQHQLDVDSLKRELQVLSEQYSQKCLEIGELTQKAEEREQTLQRCQQEGKELLRKNQELQTRLSDEIGKLRSFISSRSSGDRSPHNNERSSCELEVLLRVKENELQYLKKEVQCLREELQMMQKDKRFASGKYQDVYAELNHIKVRSEREIEQLKEHLRLAMAALQEKESLCNSVGE, from the exons TGGAAGAAACATTGGTTCGTGCTGACCGACTCGAGCCTGAGGTATTACCGGGACTCGAATGCGGAGGAG GCTGATGACCTCGACGGAGAAATCGACCTCCGCTCCTGCACGGACGTGACGGAGTTTGCGGTGCAGCGCAACTATGGCTTCCAGATACAC ACGAAGGATGCCGTCTTCACCTTGTCGGCGATGACCTCGGGCATCCGGCGCAACTGGATCGAAGCCCTGAGGAAGAATGTGCGCCCGGTCAGCGCTCCAGACGTCACCAA GCTCTCTGACTGCGATAAGGAGAACTCCTTCCGTAACTGCGTCCCCCAGAAGGGCTCACTCCggacagaggagcagcagcggCCGGGCTTGGGCTCCGAGGGGAACTCGAAGGGTGGTCACTGGAAGGCGGATGGGCAGCGCCATGCCTTTGACTACGTGGAGCTGTCTCCCTTGCCGCAGGACCCTGGGAATCACGGGTCCCTGCAGAGGACGAGAGGGAGTTTGAGGATCTCCGACCGAACTCCCAAGCATGAGGAGCTGGAGCGGGATCTGGCCGTCCGTTCAGAGGAGAGGCGAAAATGGTTTGAGACCCCCGACGGCAGGGTCCCAAATAGCGATGGCCCAGCAGGAGACTCTTCCCGCAAGGTGGGGGAGCAGGacctccccgctcccccgctTTCAGAGGACCAGCGGGTTCGGCTGAATGAGGAGATAGAGAAGAAGTGGCTGGAGCTGGAACGCCTGCCCTTGAAAGACTCGCGGCGAGTGCCCTTGACGGCACTGCTGAACCAGAGCAAGGGGGGCCATGGAGACACCAATGAGGCACTGAAAAAGGAG GTCCAGTCACTGCGGGCGCAGCTGGAGTCCTGCCGGGCCCGAAACGAGAGCCTTCGGGAGGCAGCGAAATCCCAGGGAGACGGCCACGTGCCCCGGGGGTACATCTCACAG GAGGCCTGTGAGCGCAgcctggctgagatggagtcGTCCCACCAGCAAGTGATGGAGGAGCTCCAGAGGCACCACCAGCGGGAGCTGGAGCGGCTGCGGCAGGAGAAGGAGCGGCTCCTcgcagaggaggcggcggcgacAGCAGCAG CCATCGAGGCGCTGAAGAAAGCCCACCGGGAGGagatgaacaaggagctgggCAGGACACGAAGCTTCCAGCAATGCAGTTCGGTCTCAGATGCCCTCCAGAAGCAGCACCA GTTGGACGTGGATTCCCTGAAGCGGGAGCTGCAAGTGCTTTCTGAGCAGTATTCCCAAAAGTGCCTGGAAATCGGGGAGCTCAcccagaaagcagaggagcGGGAGCAGACACTGCAGCGCTGtcagcaggaggggaaggagctcCTCCGGAAAAACCAG gagctgcagaccCGCCTCTCGGATGAGATCGGGAAGCTGCGAAGCTTTATTTCGTCACGAAGCTCTGGGGACCGCTCTCCGCACAACAACGAGCGGAGCTCCTGCGAGCTGGAG GTGCTGCTGCGGGTGAAGGAGAACGAGCTCCAATACCTAAAGAAAGAGGTGCAGTGCCTGCGGGAGGAGCTGCAGATGATGCAAAAG GATAAGAGATTTGCCTCAGGGAAATACCAAGATGTCTATGCAGAGCTGAATCACATTAAGGTGCGCTCGGAGCGAGAGATCGAGCAGCTGAAGGAGCACCTGCGCCTGGCCATGGCGGCTCTGCAGGAGAAGGAGTCACTGTGCAACAGCGTCGGCGAGTAA
- the TRIOBP gene encoding TRIO and F-actin-binding protein isoform X4, with translation MSPMSPAPWDPLQCLYPASCGAEHITPPDLLNFKKGWMSILDEPGEWKKHWFVLTDSSLRYYRDSNAEEADDLDGEIDLRSCTDVTEFAVQRNYGFQIHTKDAVFTLSAMTSGIRRNWIEALRKNVRPVSAPDVTKLSDCDKENSFRNCVPQKGSLRTEEQQRPGLGSEGNSKGGHWKADGQRHAFDYVELSPLPQDPGNHGSLQRTRGSLRISDRTPKHEELERDLAVRSEERRKWFETPDGRVPNSDGPAGDSSRKVGEQDLPAPPLSEDQRVRLNEEIEKKWLELERLPLKDSRRVPLTALLNQSKGGHGDTNEALKKEVQSLRAQLESCRARNESLREAAKSQGDGHVPRGYISQEACERSLAEMESSHQQVMEELQRHHQRELERLRQEKERLLAEEAAATAAAIEALKKAHREEMNKELGRTRSFQQCSSVSDALQKQHQLDVDSLKRELQVLSEQYSQKCLEIGELTQKAEEREQTLQRCQQEGKELLRKNQELQTRLSDEIGKLRSFISSRSSGDRSPHNNERSSCELEVLLRVKENELQYLKKEVQCLREELQMMQKDKRFASGKYQDVYAELNHIKVRSEREIEQLKEHLRLAMAALQEKESLCNSVGE, from the exons TGGAAGAAACATTGGTTCGTGCTGACCGACTCGAGCCTGAGGTATTACCGGGACTCGAATGCGGAGGAG GCTGATGACCTCGACGGAGAAATCGACCTCCGCTCCTGCACGGACGTGACGGAGTTTGCGGTGCAGCGCAACTATGGCTTCCAGATACAC ACGAAGGATGCCGTCTTCACCTTGTCGGCGATGACCTCGGGCATCCGGCGCAACTGGATCGAAGCCCTGAGGAAGAATGTGCGCCCGGTCAGCGCTCCAGACGTCACCAA GCTCTCTGACTGCGATAAGGAGAACTCCTTCCGTAACTGCGTCCCCCAGAAGGGCTCACTCCggacagaggagcagcagcggCCGGGCTTGGGCTCCGAGGGGAACTCGAAGGGTGGTCACTGGAAGGCGGATGGGCAGCGCCATGCCTTTGACTACGTGGAGCTGTCTCCCTTGCCGCAGGACCCTGGGAATCACGGGTCCCTGCAGAGGACGAGAGGGAGTTTGAGGATCTCCGACCGAACTCCCAAGCATGAGGAGCTGGAGCGGGATCTGGCCGTCCGTTCAGAGGAGAGGCGAAAATGGTTTGAGACCCCCGACGGCAGGGTCCCAAATAGCGATGGCCCAGCAGGAGACTCTTCCCGCAAGGTGGGGGAGCAGGacctccccgctcccccgctTTCAGAGGACCAGCGGGTTCGGCTGAATGAGGAGATAGAGAAGAAGTGGCTGGAGCTGGAACGCCTGCCCTTGAAAGACTCGCGGCGAGTGCCCTTGACGGCACTGCTGAACCAGAGCAAGGGGGGCCATGGAGACACCAATGAGGCACTGAAAAAGGAG GTCCAGTCACTGCGGGCGCAGCTGGAGTCCTGCCGGGCCCGAAACGAGAGCCTTCGGGAGGCAGCGAAATCCCAGGGAGACGGCCACGTGCCCCGGGGGTACATCTCACAG GAGGCCTGTGAGCGCAgcctggctgagatggagtcGTCCCACCAGCAAGTGATGGAGGAGCTCCAGAGGCACCACCAGCGGGAGCTGGAGCGGCTGCGGCAGGAGAAGGAGCGGCTCCTcgcagaggaggcggcggcgacAGCAGCAG CCATCGAGGCGCTGAAGAAAGCCCACCGGGAGGagatgaacaaggagctgggCAGGACACGAAGCTTCCAGCAATGCAGTTCGGTCTCAGATGCCCTCCAGAAGCAGCACCA GTTGGACGTGGATTCCCTGAAGCGGGAGCTGCAAGTGCTTTCTGAGCAGTATTCCCAAAAGTGCCTGGAAATCGGGGAGCTCAcccagaaagcagaggagcGGGAGCAGACACTGCAGCGCTGtcagcaggaggggaaggagctcCTCCGGAAAAACCAG gagctgcagaccCGCCTCTCGGATGAGATCGGGAAGCTGCGAAGCTTTATTTCGTCACGAAGCTCTGGGGACCGCTCTCCGCACAACAACGAGCGGAGCTCCTGCGAGCTGGAG GTGCTGCTGCGGGTGAAGGAGAACGAGCTCCAATACCTAAAGAAAGAGGTGCAGTGCCTGCGGGAGGAGCTGCAGATGATGCAAAAG GATAAGAGATTTGCCTCAGGGAAATACCAAGATGTCTATGCAGAGCTGAATCACATTAAGGTGCGCTCGGAGCGAGAGATCGAGCAGCTGAAGGAGCACCTGCGCCTGGCCATGGCGGCTCTGCAGGAGAAGGAGTCACTGTGCAACAGCGTCGGCGAGTAA
- the TRIOBP gene encoding TRIO and F-actin-binding protein isoform X7 has product MSILDEPGEWKKHWFVLTDSSLRYYRDSNAEEADDLDGEIDLRSCTDVTEFAVQRNYGFQIHTKDAVFTLSAMTSGIRRNWIEALRKNVRPVSAPDVTKLSDCDKENSFRNCVPQKGSLRTEEQQRPGLGSEGNSKGGHWKADGQRHAFDYVELSPLPQDPGNHGSLQRTRGSLRISDRTPKHEELERDLAVRSEERRKWFETPDGRVPNSDGPAGDSSRKVGEQDLPAPPLSEDQRVRLNEEIEKKWLELERLPLKDSRRVPLTALLNQSKGGHGDTNEALKKEVQSLRAQLESCRARNESLREAAKSQGDGHVPRGYISQEACERSLAEMESSHQQVMEELQRHHQRELERLRQEKERLLAEEAAATAAAIEALKKAHREEMNKELGRTRSFQQCSSVSDALQKQHQLDVDSLKRELQVLSEQYSQKCLEIGELTQKAEEREQTLQRCQQEGKELLRKNQELQTRLSDEIGKLRSFISSRSSGDRSPHNNERSSCELEVLLRVKENELQYLKKEVQCLREELQMMQKDKRFASGKYQDVYAELNHIKVRSEREIEQLKEHLRLAMAALQEKESLCNSVGE; this is encoded by the exons TGGAAGAAACATTGGTTCGTGCTGACCGACTCGAGCCTGAGGTATTACCGGGACTCGAATGCGGAGGAG GCTGATGACCTCGACGGAGAAATCGACCTCCGCTCCTGCACGGACGTGACGGAGTTTGCGGTGCAGCGCAACTATGGCTTCCAGATACAC ACGAAGGATGCCGTCTTCACCTTGTCGGCGATGACCTCGGGCATCCGGCGCAACTGGATCGAAGCCCTGAGGAAGAATGTGCGCCCGGTCAGCGCTCCAGACGTCACCAA GCTCTCTGACTGCGATAAGGAGAACTCCTTCCGTAACTGCGTCCCCCAGAAGGGCTCACTCCggacagaggagcagcagcggCCGGGCTTGGGCTCCGAGGGGAACTCGAAGGGTGGTCACTGGAAGGCGGATGGGCAGCGCCATGCCTTTGACTACGTGGAGCTGTCTCCCTTGCCGCAGGACCCTGGGAATCACGGGTCCCTGCAGAGGACGAGAGGGAGTTTGAGGATCTCCGACCGAACTCCCAAGCATGAGGAGCTGGAGCGGGATCTGGCCGTCCGTTCAGAGGAGAGGCGAAAATGGTTTGAGACCCCCGACGGCAGGGTCCCAAATAGCGATGGCCCAGCAGGAGACTCTTCCCGCAAGGTGGGGGAGCAGGacctccccgctcccccgctTTCAGAGGACCAGCGGGTTCGGCTGAATGAGGAGATAGAGAAGAAGTGGCTGGAGCTGGAACGCCTGCCCTTGAAAGACTCGCGGCGAGTGCCCTTGACGGCACTGCTGAACCAGAGCAAGGGGGGCCATGGAGACACCAATGAGGCACTGAAAAAGGAG GTCCAGTCACTGCGGGCGCAGCTGGAGTCCTGCCGGGCCCGAAACGAGAGCCTTCGGGAGGCAGCGAAATCCCAGGGAGACGGCCACGTGCCCCGGGGGTACATCTCACAG GAGGCCTGTGAGCGCAgcctggctgagatggagtcGTCCCACCAGCAAGTGATGGAGGAGCTCCAGAGGCACCACCAGCGGGAGCTGGAGCGGCTGCGGCAGGAGAAGGAGCGGCTCCTcgcagaggaggcggcggcgacAGCAGCAG CCATCGAGGCGCTGAAGAAAGCCCACCGGGAGGagatgaacaaggagctgggCAGGACACGAAGCTTCCAGCAATGCAGTTCGGTCTCAGATGCCCTCCAGAAGCAGCACCA GTTGGACGTGGATTCCCTGAAGCGGGAGCTGCAAGTGCTTTCTGAGCAGTATTCCCAAAAGTGCCTGGAAATCGGGGAGCTCAcccagaaagcagaggagcGGGAGCAGACACTGCAGCGCTGtcagcaggaggggaaggagctcCTCCGGAAAAACCAG gagctgcagaccCGCCTCTCGGATGAGATCGGGAAGCTGCGAAGCTTTATTTCGTCACGAAGCTCTGGGGACCGCTCTCCGCACAACAACGAGCGGAGCTCCTGCGAGCTGGAG GTGCTGCTGCGGGTGAAGGAGAACGAGCTCCAATACCTAAAGAAAGAGGTGCAGTGCCTGCGGGAGGAGCTGCAGATGATGCAAAAG GATAAGAGATTTGCCTCAGGGAAATACCAAGATGTCTATGCAGAGCTGAATCACATTAAGGTGCGCTCGGAGCGAGAGATCGAGCAGCTGAAGGAGCACCTGCGCCTGGCCATGGCGGCTCTGCAGGAGAAGGAGTCACTGTGCAACAGCGTCGGCGAGTAA
- the TRIOBP gene encoding TRIO and F-actin-binding protein isoform X5 produces the protein MPHQWREPDLLNFKKGWMSILDEPGEWKKHWFVLTDSSLRYYRDSNAEEADDLDGEIDLRSCTDVTEFAVQRNYGFQIHTKDAVFTLSAMTSGIRRNWIEALRKNVRPVSAPDVTKLSDCDKENSFRNCVPQKGSLRTEEQQRPGLGSEGNSKGGHWKADGQRHAFDYVELSPLPQDPGNHGSLQRTRGSLRISDRTPKHEELERDLAVRSEERRKWFETPDGRVPNSDGPAGDSSRKVGEQDLPAPPLSEDQRVRLNEEIEKKWLELERLPLKDSRRVPLTALLNQSKGGHGDTNEALKKEVQSLRAQLESCRARNESLREAAKSQGDGHVPRGYISQEACERSLAEMESSHQQVMEELQRHHQRELERLRQEKERLLAEEAAATAAAIEALKKAHREEMNKELGRTRSFQQCSSVSDALQKQHQLDVDSLKRELQVLSEQYSQKCLEIGELTQKAEEREQTLQRCQQEGKELLRKNQELQTRLSDEIGKLRSFISSRSSGDRSPHNNERSSCELEVLLRVKENELQYLKKEVQCLREELQMMQKDKRFASGKYQDVYAELNHIKVRSEREIEQLKEHLRLAMAALQEKESLCNSVGE, from the exons TGGAAGAAACATTGGTTCGTGCTGACCGACTCGAGCCTGAGGTATTACCGGGACTCGAATGCGGAGGAG GCTGATGACCTCGACGGAGAAATCGACCTCCGCTCCTGCACGGACGTGACGGAGTTTGCGGTGCAGCGCAACTATGGCTTCCAGATACAC ACGAAGGATGCCGTCTTCACCTTGTCGGCGATGACCTCGGGCATCCGGCGCAACTGGATCGAAGCCCTGAGGAAGAATGTGCGCCCGGTCAGCGCTCCAGACGTCACCAA GCTCTCTGACTGCGATAAGGAGAACTCCTTCCGTAACTGCGTCCCCCAGAAGGGCTCACTCCggacagaggagcagcagcggCCGGGCTTGGGCTCCGAGGGGAACTCGAAGGGTGGTCACTGGAAGGCGGATGGGCAGCGCCATGCCTTTGACTACGTGGAGCTGTCTCCCTTGCCGCAGGACCCTGGGAATCACGGGTCCCTGCAGAGGACGAGAGGGAGTTTGAGGATCTCCGACCGAACTCCCAAGCATGAGGAGCTGGAGCGGGATCTGGCCGTCCGTTCAGAGGAGAGGCGAAAATGGTTTGAGACCCCCGACGGCAGGGTCCCAAATAGCGATGGCCCAGCAGGAGACTCTTCCCGCAAGGTGGGGGAGCAGGacctccccgctcccccgctTTCAGAGGACCAGCGGGTTCGGCTGAATGAGGAGATAGAGAAGAAGTGGCTGGAGCTGGAACGCCTGCCCTTGAAAGACTCGCGGCGAGTGCCCTTGACGGCACTGCTGAACCAGAGCAAGGGGGGCCATGGAGACACCAATGAGGCACTGAAAAAGGAG GTCCAGTCACTGCGGGCGCAGCTGGAGTCCTGCCGGGCCCGAAACGAGAGCCTTCGGGAGGCAGCGAAATCCCAGGGAGACGGCCACGTGCCCCGGGGGTACATCTCACAG GAGGCCTGTGAGCGCAgcctggctgagatggagtcGTCCCACCAGCAAGTGATGGAGGAGCTCCAGAGGCACCACCAGCGGGAGCTGGAGCGGCTGCGGCAGGAGAAGGAGCGGCTCCTcgcagaggaggcggcggcgacAGCAGCAG CCATCGAGGCGCTGAAGAAAGCCCACCGGGAGGagatgaacaaggagctgggCAGGACACGAAGCTTCCAGCAATGCAGTTCGGTCTCAGATGCCCTCCAGAAGCAGCACCA GTTGGACGTGGATTCCCTGAAGCGGGAGCTGCAAGTGCTTTCTGAGCAGTATTCCCAAAAGTGCCTGGAAATCGGGGAGCTCAcccagaaagcagaggagcGGGAGCAGACACTGCAGCGCTGtcagcaggaggggaaggagctcCTCCGGAAAAACCAG gagctgcagaccCGCCTCTCGGATGAGATCGGGAAGCTGCGAAGCTTTATTTCGTCACGAAGCTCTGGGGACCGCTCTCCGCACAACAACGAGCGGAGCTCCTGCGAGCTGGAG GTGCTGCTGCGGGTGAAGGAGAACGAGCTCCAATACCTAAAGAAAGAGGTGCAGTGCCTGCGGGAGGAGCTGCAGATGATGCAAAAG GATAAGAGATTTGCCTCAGGGAAATACCAAGATGTCTATGCAGAGCTGAATCACATTAAGGTGCGCTCGGAGCGAGAGATCGAGCAGCTGAAGGAGCACCTGCGCCTGGCCATGGCGGCTCTGCAGGAGAAGGAGTCACTGTGCAACAGCGTCGGCGAGTAA